One Acropora palmata chromosome 2, jaAcrPala1.3, whole genome shotgun sequence genomic window carries:
- the LOC141871704 gene encoding serine protease inhibitor dipetalogastin-like has translation MKRTIVFVAILLFTSVLSAEAKKGKSPKRKICGRPCNKILKPVCGSDSTTYDNACLFNNAKCEANKSSIVMRIKYQGSCGNTTAKTTHKRQSKKCTAGLKDCINSIKRAVCGSDNTTYSSFCYFRVARCLARQNGSSLTILHKGECGRPKTQHCPLESQCDNLNDPICGSNGKTYKNTCLFLIAKCKARSRNTALFLKKKGACRKPASNLKPCPKKCPSKKRPVCGTDGKTYINGCQLAIAKCSLPKNKRSSLRVAYVGSCEVPATPKPCPRWEECKVVLRPVCGSDGKTYPDICRLRVAMCHARRNGHQAITLKYRTACKKRKGRKEKKQKKGKNDKKNKSGRKGRRD, from the exons atgaagcgaacgaTTGTCTTTGTTgctattttgttgtttacatCAG TGTTATCTGCAGAGGCGAAGAAGGGAAAATCAccgaaaaggaaaatttgcgGCAGACCGTGTAACAAGATACTGAAACCAGTGTGTGGGAGTGACAGCACGACTTACGACAATGCTTGCTTGTTCAACAATGCAAAATGCGAAGCCAATAAGTCTAGCATTGTCATGCGAATAAAATATCAGGGCTCCTGTGGAAATACTACAGCAAAGACCACCCACAAAAGACAATCAAAGAAGTGCACAGCTGGGCTAAAGGACTGTATCAACTCCATCAAGAGGGCTGTTTGTGGAAGTGACAACACCACTTACTcttcattttgttattttcgtgTGGCACGCTGTCTGGCCAGACAAAATGGAAGCAGTCTCACCATACTACACAAAGGAGAATGTGGAAGACCTAAAACACAGCATTGTCCACTAGAAAGTCAGTGTGACAACTTAAACGACCCAATTTGTGGCAGCAACGGGAAGACATACAAAAATACctgtctttttctcattgcaAAATGTAAAGCCAGAAGTAGGAACACGGCGTTGTTCCTAAAAAAGAAAG GTGCGTGCAGAAAGCCTGCCTCTAATTTGAAACCATGCCCTAAGAAGTGCCCTTCGAAAAAACGCCCTGTCTGCGGCACTGACGGGAAAACGTACATAAACGGCTGCCAACTTGCCATCGCCAAGTGCTCACTGCCTAAGAATAAGCGGAGTTCTCTACGTGTGGCGTACGTCGGCTCTTGTGAGGTACCCGCTACCCCAAAGCCTTGTCCTCGATGGGAAGAATGCAAAGTAGTGTTGAGACCAGTGTGTGGGTCGGACGGGAAAACATACCCGGACATTTGCCGATTACGCGTCGCAATGTGCCACGCTCGCAGGAACGGGCACCAGGCTATCACTCTTAAGTACAGAACAGCgtgcaagaaaagaaaagggaggaaggagaaaaagcaaaaaaagggaaaaaatgacaagaaaaacaagtccGGACGCAAGGGAAGAAGGGACTAA